One segment of Streptosporangium brasiliense DNA contains the following:
- a CDS encoding Acg family FMN-binding oxidoreductase, protein MSARTSEEIASAIHTAVQAAVWAPSVHNTQPWSFAVDGEEISLRADSDRKLRLGDPAGRELLISCGAALMNLRLALRVLGWEPRVRVLPDPDRPALLATVRMGEAAVADEHTRLLHGEIERRRTHRAGFTELPVPDRLVEALVAQAEAEGARLTPVRSEAAVRVLAALTCAAQDVQAQDRLFTLEMISWAQPPGSSRKEGVPAEGYPREPRRTDPHFAQRDYAHGHPWGSGADQFFSASTGTVAVLTTPADTREDWIAAGQALQRVLLHASAYDVGAAFHTQALETFHLREFLRQELLSGRHPQMIMRLGYTSDDSAGVRRPVTDVLQERRPN, encoded by the coding sequence ATGAGCGCCCGCACGAGCGAGGAGATCGCCTCGGCGATCCACACGGCGGTGCAGGCCGCCGTGTGGGCGCCGTCGGTGCACAACACCCAGCCGTGGTCCTTCGCCGTCGACGGCGAGGAGATCTCCCTGCGGGCCGACAGCGACAGGAAGCTGCGGCTCGGCGACCCCGCGGGCCGGGAGCTGCTGATCAGCTGCGGCGCCGCCCTGATGAACCTGCGGCTCGCGCTGCGCGTGCTCGGCTGGGAGCCGCGGGTGCGGGTGCTGCCCGACCCCGACCGCCCCGCCCTGCTGGCGACGGTGCGGATGGGGGAGGCCGCCGTCGCCGACGAGCACACCCGGCTGCTGCACGGTGAGATCGAGCGCCGCCGCACCCACCGCGCCGGCTTCACCGAGCTGCCCGTGCCGGACCGTCTGGTCGAGGCGCTGGTGGCCCAGGCGGAGGCCGAGGGGGCGCGGCTGACGCCGGTCCGCTCGGAGGCCGCGGTCCGGGTGCTCGCCGCCCTCACCTGCGCCGCCCAGGACGTGCAGGCCCAGGACCGGCTGTTCACCCTGGAGATGATCAGCTGGGCCCAGCCGCCGGGAAGCTCCCGCAAGGAGGGGGTCCCGGCCGAGGGCTATCCCCGCGAGCCCCGACGGACCGACCCGCACTTCGCCCAGCGCGACTACGCCCACGGCCACCCCTGGGGCAGCGGTGCCGACCAGTTCTTCTCCGCCTCCACCGGGACCGTGGCGGTGCTGACCACGCCGGCCGACACCCGCGAGGACTGGATCGCGGCCGGTCAGGCGCTGCAGCGCGTCCTGCTGCACGCCTCCGCCTACGACGTCGGCGCGGCCTTCCACACCCAGGCGCTGGAGACGTTCCACCTGCGGGAGTTCCTACGGCAGGAACTGCTGTCCGGCCGGCACCCTCAAATGATCATGCGTCTGGGCTACACCTCCGACGACAGCGCGGGCGTCCGGCGGCCGGTCACCGACGTGCTGCAAGAACGCCGACCCAACTGA